A stretch of the Streptomyces venezuelae genome encodes the following:
- a CDS encoding FAD-binding oxidoreductase translates to MAGTTAQPMSRTRSWWGWGWADAHPGDAECTAMGALIPGTLDRPLPVPRIRDLGIGSPAAEPPRSLAHLVSADPADRAAHAMGKAYRDVMRALHGQPGRIPDLVARPRDEQGVADLLEWAGDRQVAVIPYGGGSSVTGGVEYRGDTHRAVLSLDLTAMGRVLEVDAGGRAARIQAGTLGPALEDQLRPHGLTLRHFPQSFEFSTLGGWLATRAGGHYATGRTHIDDCVQSLSVVTPAGTSSSWRLPASGAGPSPDRLFLGSEGALGIITEAWVRLQERPRHKASAAVAFTDFQDALRAVRALAQSDLSPANCRLLDSGEAALSGAAQDGSAVLVLGFESADEPVTARLDRAVGLARSYGGRYGGTAGRDEAAGDAGDAAVGAWRSAFLRMPYLRDGLARMGAIAETFETAACWDRIPGLIDAVRTEVGAAALKATGHPATVNCRLTHVYPDGAAPYFTVLAAGRAGAEVALWDELKAVAGEVLHRHRATITHHHAVGRDHRPDYDRQRPEPFALALRAAKGALDPRGILNPGVLVD, encoded by the coding sequence ATGGCCGGTACCACCGCGCAGCCGATGTCCCGTACCCGTTCCTGGTGGGGCTGGGGCTGGGCCGACGCCCATCCCGGCGATGCGGAGTGCACCGCGATGGGCGCCCTGATCCCCGGCACCCTCGACCGCCCGCTGCCCGTGCCCCGGATCCGCGACCTGGGCATCGGGAGCCCCGCCGCCGAACCCCCGCGCAGCCTCGCCCACCTGGTCAGCGCCGACCCGGCGGACCGGGCCGCCCACGCCATGGGCAAGGCGTACCGCGATGTGATGCGCGCCCTGCACGGGCAGCCCGGCCGCATCCCCGATCTGGTCGCCCGCCCGAGGGACGAGCAGGGCGTGGCCGACCTGCTGGAGTGGGCCGGGGACCGGCAGGTCGCCGTCATCCCGTACGGCGGGGGTTCCTCGGTCACCGGGGGCGTGGAGTACCGGGGCGACACCCACCGGGCGGTGCTGTCCCTGGACCTGACCGCCATGGGCCGGGTCCTGGAGGTCGATGCCGGGGGCCGGGCCGCCCGGATCCAGGCCGGCACCCTCGGGCCGGCCCTGGAGGACCAGCTGCGGCCCCACGGCCTCACCCTGCGGCACTTCCCGCAGAGCTTCGAGTTCTCCACCCTGGGGGGCTGGCTCGCCACCCGGGCGGGCGGCCACTACGCCACCGGCCGCACGCACATCGACGACTGCGTGCAGTCGCTCAGCGTGGTCACCCCGGCCGGTACGAGCAGCTCCTGGCGGCTGCCCGCCTCGGGGGCGGGCCCCTCCCCCGACCGGCTGTTCCTGGGCTCCGAAGGGGCCCTCGGCATCATCACCGAGGCCTGGGTCCGCCTGCAGGAACGGCCCCGCCACAAGGCGTCCGCCGCCGTGGCCTTCACCGATTTCCAGGACGCGCTCCGGGCGGTGCGGGCGCTCGCGCAGTCCGACCTGTCCCCGGCCAACTGCCGGCTGCTGGACTCCGGTGAGGCGGCGCTGTCGGGGGCGGCACAGGACGGTTCCGCCGTGCTGGTCCTGGGGTTCGAGTCGGCGGACGAACCGGTGACCGCCCGGCTGGACCGGGCCGTCGGCCTGGCCCGCTCGTACGGAGGCCGGTACGGCGGGACCGCCGGCCGGGACGAGGCCGCCGGGGACGCCGGGGACGCGGCCGTGGGCGCCTGGCGCTCGGCCTTCCTGCGGATGCCCTACCTCCGGGACGGTCTGGCCAGGATGGGTGCGATCGCGGAGACCTTCGAGACGGCGGCCTGCTGGGACCGGATCCCCGGCCTGATCGACGCGGTGCGCACTGAGGTCGGCGCGGCGGCGCTCAAGGCCACCGGACACCCCGCGACCGTCAACTGCCGCCTGACCCACGTGTATCCGGACGGCGCGGCGCCCTATTTCACCGTCCTCGCGGCCGGCCGGGCCGGGGCCGAGGTGGCCCTCTGGGACGAGCTCAAGGCCGTGGCGGGTGAGGTCCTGCACCGCCACCGGGCCACCATCACCCATCACCACGCCGTCGGCCGGGACCACCGCCCGGACTACGACCGCCAGCGCCCCGAGCCCTTCGCCCTGGCGCTGCGCGCAGCAAAGGGGGCGCTGGACCCGCGGGGCATCCTCAACCCCGGGGTGCTGGTGGACTGA
- a CDS encoding TetR/AcrR family transcriptional regulator yields MTSPPSKAGTKGVPRERRRQQMLEAATEEFGTRGYAAASLPAIAARVGVTKTLLHQYCGTKEDLYIACLVPVGDRLLEAIRTAIGPDGTAPHTPLRVLDGIFTALEGQREAWFVLYDTSLPPGGEAARRASEYWTAIDRLAAAGTADLLRAAGSGDPLDADALTYVWRDLVATLVRWWVKHPEQTPAAMTQRCARLFAAAATLTSG; encoded by the coding sequence ATGACAAGCCCTCCGTCGAAGGCCGGTACCAAGGGAGTCCCGCGGGAGCGCCGCCGGCAGCAGATGCTGGAGGCCGCCACGGAGGAGTTCGGCACCCGCGGCTACGCCGCCGCATCGCTCCCCGCGATCGCCGCACGCGTGGGCGTCACCAAGACGCTGCTGCACCAGTACTGCGGCACCAAGGAGGACCTGTACATCGCCTGCCTGGTCCCCGTCGGGGACCGGCTCCTGGAGGCCATCCGTACGGCCATCGGCCCGGACGGCACCGCGCCGCACACCCCGCTGCGCGTGCTCGACGGCATCTTCACCGCCCTGGAGGGGCAGCGCGAGGCCTGGTTCGTGCTGTACGACACCTCGCTGCCGCCCGGCGGCGAGGCCGCGCGCCGGGCCTCGGAGTACTGGACGGCCATCGACCGGCTCGCCGCGGCCGGCACCGCCGACCTGCTGCGCGCGGCCGGTTCCGGCGACCCGCTGGACGCCGACGCGCTGACCTATGTCTGGCGGGACCTGGTCGCCACCCTCGTCCGCTGGTGGGTCAAGCACCCGGAGCAGACGCCGGCGGCGATGACGCAGCGCTGCGCCCGCCTCTTCGCAGCCGCCGCCACCCTCACTTCCGGCTGA
- a CDS encoding SDR family oxidoreductase codes for MTTLPTASETSAETSPRTVLITGTSSGIGLAAAVAAARAGWRTVATLRDTGRADALRKAAAEAGVELDIRRLDVVDENSVAAAVNGVIADYGRLDAVVNNAGAGHVGTLEQETVADVREVMEVNFFGVLNVSKAALPHLRATGGRLITVTSVGGVIGQPFNEAYCAAKFAVEGYMESLAPVAATVGVSVSVIEPGAVATEFVNNIGLDIEGEIAAAGPYADALRHYVERTVAQFMDGAQTPAGAAEAVMEALTADRPAFRIQTSQWARDFTGTKLADGDGSAVLGMTGSWVA; via the coding sequence ATGACGACCCTCCCCACCGCCTCCGAGACCTCCGCCGAGACCTCCCCGCGCACTGTCCTGATCACCGGCACCTCATCCGGCATCGGGCTGGCCGCAGCCGTCGCCGCCGCCCGGGCCGGCTGGCGCACGGTCGCCACCCTGCGGGACACCGGCCGGGCCGACGCCCTGCGCAAGGCCGCCGCCGAGGCGGGCGTGGAACTCGACATCCGCCGGCTCGACGTCGTCGACGAGAACTCCGTCGCCGCCGCCGTCAACGGCGTGATCGCCGACTACGGCCGCCTGGACGCGGTCGTGAACAACGCCGGCGCCGGTCACGTCGGCACCCTCGAACAGGAAACCGTCGCCGACGTCCGCGAGGTCATGGAGGTCAACTTCTTCGGCGTGCTGAACGTCTCCAAGGCCGCACTGCCGCACCTGCGGGCCACCGGGGGCCGCCTGATCACGGTCACCAGCGTCGGCGGTGTCATCGGCCAGCCCTTCAACGAGGCGTACTGCGCCGCGAAGTTCGCCGTGGAGGGGTACATGGAGAGCCTGGCCCCCGTCGCGGCCACCGTCGGCGTGAGCGTGTCGGTCATCGAGCCGGGCGCCGTGGCCACGGAGTTCGTCAACAACATCGGGCTGGACATCGAGGGCGAGATCGCCGCTGCCGGCCCGTACGCCGACGCGCTGCGCCACTATGTCGAGCGTACGGTCGCCCAGTTCATGGACGGCGCCCAGACCCCGGCCGGCGCGGCCGAGGCCGTCATGGAGGCGCTGACCGCCGACCGCCCCGCGTTCCGCATCCAGACCTCGCAGTGGGCCCGCGATTTCACCGGCACCAAGCTGGCCGACGGGGACGGCTCGGCTGTCCTCGGCATGACCGGATCCTGGGTGGCCTAG
- a CDS encoding MarR family winged helix-turn-helix transcriptional regulator has translation MPKKLTEAEMSTADYAFYGLVWAGTVMTDRVDRALVKAHDLPVSWFEVMLWLATSPEPVPASVLGNSTLLSRSQVSRVVDALQSRGLVTRTPSARDARSVEVSLTEAGRTVFAEADATRRAALAPVFTELLDAQDLEALGTVWRKLKAQKDAIAGEPGGVSRK, from the coding sequence ATGCCGAAAAAGCTCACCGAAGCCGAGATGTCGACGGCCGACTACGCCTTCTACGGGCTGGTCTGGGCCGGAACCGTGATGACCGACCGCGTCGACCGGGCCCTGGTGAAGGCCCACGACCTGCCCGTGTCCTGGTTCGAGGTGATGCTGTGGCTGGCCACCAGCCCCGAGCCGGTGCCCGCTTCCGTTCTCGGCAACAGCACGCTGCTCAGCCGCAGCCAGGTCTCCCGGGTGGTGGACGCCCTGCAGAGCCGCGGCCTGGTGACCCGTACGCCCTCGGCGCGTGACGCACGGTCGGTGGAGGTCTCCCTCACGGAGGCGGGACGCACGGTCTTCGCCGAGGCCGACGCCACCCGGCGGGCTGCCCTGGCACCGGTTTTCACCGAGCTCCTCGACGCTCAGGACCTGGAGGCGCTGGGAACCGTGTGGCGCAAGCTCAAGGCGCAGAAGGACGCGATAGCCGGGGAGCCGGGCGGCGTCAGCCGGAAGTGA
- a CDS encoding SixA phosphatase family protein → MAPEGPAGTAGCRLLVVRHAKAVPKDAAEDFERGLSERGRADAPEAGRWLADTGLGADLVLCSPARRTRQTWQLIAPVLPDPPPAVYDDRLYNAAPSTLVSVLGERGADLGRLMLVGHNAGIHELASALCGSGPQELLDRLRDGLPTSGVVVVDLPGGWQDLTPGEGRFTALWSPAR, encoded by the coding sequence ATGGCCCCCGAAGGACCCGCCGGAACCGCCGGATGCCGACTGCTGGTGGTACGCCATGCGAAGGCCGTGCCCAAGGACGCGGCGGAGGACTTCGAGCGAGGCCTGAGCGAGCGCGGACGGGCCGATGCACCGGAGGCGGGCCGCTGGCTGGCGGACACGGGCCTCGGGGCCGATCTGGTGCTCTGCTCCCCGGCCCGCAGAACGCGGCAGACCTGGCAGCTGATCGCTCCGGTCCTGCCGGACCCGCCGCCCGCCGTGTACGACGACAGGCTCTACAACGCGGCCCCCAGCACCCTGGTCAGCGTGCTGGGGGAGCGGGGAGCGGATCTCGGCCGCCTGATGCTGGTCGGCCACAACGCGGGCATCCACGAACTGGCCTCGGCACTGTGCGGGTCCGGCCCGCAGGAGCTGCTGGACCGGCTGAGGGACGGGCTGCCGACCTCGGGCGTCGTGGTGGTGGACCTGCCGGGCGGGTGGCAGGACCTGACCCCCGGCGAAGGCCGCTTCACGGCTCTCTGGTCACCGGCCCGTTGA